gctataaaatagccttcattgctctataatattttaagatgtataataatattttaatagccttcattgctctataatattttaagatgtataataatattttaaggctattttatagcagcgccaagttttttgcgaaattttgtaatatttttttattttgattaaatttgaaaaatttttttatttaactagatacagatataaaaaaaaataactagatacagatgcaattattttaaaaagtatacttaagaagaattaactagatataaacataaatatcatttttaaataaataattagatatacatgcaactttttttgaaaggttctttatttaaacttggcgtcattttctgatatcacctcttttatagacagaatatgtagcaaatttttatttaatatatacaactttttttaaaagtacaatttttttggaaaggttttttgtgagaaaaacttttttttaatataatatatttttgaaagtacagttctttgaaaaggttttttatgaggaaaactttttttaaaattgaagtaaCGATAATAGATGCATTTTGCCATTGGAATAACGTGGTATCTCATCTGCAATATAAAAGTGAAGCTTATATTTTACGGAGTACATTAGTCCCAAACCGTAATACtgatgtattaattttaccaAGTGTTTTGTTTTAAcctaaaacataataatataaaatttgttataattaaaattgtttgatttcataaaaaagCTTCAAACCAGTGCTGCCAGTCGGGCCGGGTAGCCCCTCCAACGGCTAGGCCGCGCGCACGGTAACCATGGTAACCACAGTAACGTGTTGTGGGTGCAGTTTTGGCACAATCCCAGTGAACAGACAGATACTGGTAAGGTTTTTGGCAGTTTTCCTTACCCTTGCAACAAATGTtgttattcttaataatttctgccaaataaagtatttctttataattatacaagaatgtttttttacaattattctcatcctattcctttttttaaataattatttttatcctatcttattcttcataaatttaGTCTTCAATCTGtgttatcaaaaaaatcaaaatttagatttatatttactggGATCCGCACGCTTACAATACGTTACTGGGCATAGCCTGGTTTTTGGAAGGGACTGGAGGGGCAACCCGGCCCGACTGGCAGCACTGCTTCAAACCTGTTTATTCGgactcttttttttaacaaatatcattagATGGTTTTCATTTAGAAACAACATAGGTATTATATAGACACTGTGTACATTCGGATGCAAGCATAACGCGTTTTCAATTTCGACTGGTATTGTACGACACACCACACCATTATAAACATTCACTTTGCGATCGAGAACAAAGATATCACCATCATTATCGAAAAAACCGACATCTCCAGTACAGAACCATCCTGTAATAACCATcatttatcataaatgtatattcttCTATTACtgatttgtattatttcacattttcgtaaagtttaaattgattttctcaaataattaattcgacAATAAAtgtctttaattaaaactacaTATTGGAATTTTATGACGTGCATATTTGAAAACATCtatacatagatatattatatattacagttataaaattaatgaaaaaaagttaaaactaACCTTGCTTGTTTACAGCAATCTGTGTAGctgtgttatttttataatagctgTTAAATAATCCCGAAGTATGGTAAAGAATACTACCAATGTCCATTGGATCGCACATATTGCCGTATGTATCAATGATCTTTAAGTGAACATTTATAGCTGACTGACCACTAGAGCCATACTTTTCAAGTCTCCTTTGATGTGTGACAATACCAGTTTCAGTcgtatctaaaataattttagaatcaaaatttttaatattgtggTACTGTTTTGTCCATAGTTAATTACAGGTGCTATGTGTATACACACAATATATTTGAATGATAGAAACGCCTGGCAATGTTTCACAAAATCTCCTGTGAATAGGACCAGATTGTCTAAAACCACCAAAAATGACATATTTCAAGGAAGATATATCATATCGTGTTAAGAGATCACATCTTAAAGAAGATTGTAAATCATACAACATATTAGTCTCAAGAAATATCCAAGAAacctaaattaaataaaaatatatttaaaaaaggtataaatattttgcatcttttaaattttcaacaaaaactTGAATGCACGTACCTTATGCTTTTGTATCATGTCACACATATCTTCTGGATAGAAAGATTGTGTTGGTTTTATTACTTTGACACGAGAGAGCACACTACGAACAGTCATAACAGCGCCGATAATGCAACCCAAAGATACGAACCACAGACAGATGCTATTATGAAATAGGATGGACCGACCGTTTGCCCAATCTGTAAAAATTGTGTCAGAAATGTTCACAGCTTTCGGCAAACCCGTCGTACCGGAAGTGAACAATATCATCACCGTGTGATTCTGTCTTAAGTTCTTAGAAgcgtaaaatttatcaatttcgGCTTTATGAGAATTATTATTCAGAATTGATTGAAGAGATTCGaatctttcaattttaccgaaaactacaatttttgtagaaaaattaaattctgttGCAGTCTTATAAACAGTTGCAGCAATATTACTGTCGATGAACATTACCTTTGGTCTGCATAgattcaaaaaatatcttaagtTTCCTGTaagtgtttttaataaataaataactgtaaaaataaattttataattatagtaacaaaattttaatttatcttttacttACCTTCCGTTTTCGTGAGATAAACATCCCACGGATTTGCAATTACACTTAAATATAAACACGCTAGATACGGTATGTAGGCATCAAAATGGTTATTCGTACATATCGCTACTATGTCATCAGGTTTAATACCTTGTTTTTTTAACCATAATGCACACATTACACTTTTCTCTCTCATCTCCTGAAATGTACTTTGTCTACCCGTTTCATATTCCACCTACGAGACGTATCAATCACGCTACTATCAAATCGTACTGTACGTATTGTCTAATAAGATCGCATAATTCGGCATTGTTAACTAACAAATGACtccttcatttttttatattataacagataaaattttattaataaaaacttattacCTGACCAACAAAATTCGGTGTAGCTTTTAGTGTCCGTAAAACTAAACGTTCAATATTGAAATCCAAGTTGAATGTTATATCGTTCTTAGATAGTTCCATTCTATAGAATatacgttaaaaaatattatgaataatgcTTCTATTTTCTTGAATATGTTACAATCTCATTGTATATGCAATTATTACCTTGTCTTTTTCTTATGACTTCTTCATATATCcgtatctttatttttgtgtaatattaaaaatgacttATGGCTTCTACTGAGATTAAAAGCAACTGACACTGCTAATATCGAAACTGACTAAGCTTGAATTTCGACTTAAGAGtgttgtaagaaaaaaatgtggaaaacATTCATAGgcaaaatggaaatattttgttaggGAACGCTGTGGAATTTGCGTTCTGAGCATGCTTCGCATTTGTTGGCTCCATTAATTCAACacaaatttgtgaaatttatatatataccgggtgtttcagaccacccgtcccacccttttaaaacgtagggatgtgcttgtacaaaaaaatggctcAGACAAAATTTACATGATTTCGAGAGATCTATTTGATGGTGACCTTGACTTTaacctcgcagttgattttcaaggtcatttgaagatcagagttattttttgaaatagaaacctttatttttgattccaaaatctaatagctggtgtcaagagcttttcaaaacactataatgaagttatttttcattaagtacttttcgagttatgaggcttgtaaattacagtattttgacataaaatacaaaatatcttgtaaaatattcaatttttgggaatcttaccttaatacttttatgcataaaataataagacgaatcaattaGTATAAacaaaacacatagt
This window of the Linepithema humile isolate Giens D197 chromosome 1, Lhum_UNIL_v1.0, whole genome shotgun sequence genome carries:
- the LOC105675619 gene encoding luciferin 4-monooxygenase-like, yielding MELSKNDITFNLDFNIERLVLRTLKATPNFVGQVEYETGRQSTFQEMREKSVMCALWLKKQGIKPDDIVAICTNNHFDAYIPYLACLYLSVIANPWDVYLTKTEGNLRYFLNLCRPKVMFIDSNIAATVYKTATEFNFSTKIVVFGKIERFESLQSILNNNSHKAEIDKFYASKNLRQNHTVMILFTSGTTGLPKAVNISDTIFTDWANGRSILFHNSICLWFVSLGCIIGAVMTVRSVLSRVKVIKPTQSFYPEDMCDMIQKHKVRAFKFLLKI